One region of Culex pipiens pallens isolate TS chromosome 2, TS_CPP_V2, whole genome shotgun sequence genomic DNA includes:
- the LOC120430859 gene encoding proteasome subunit alpha type-5, whose translation MFLTRSEYDRGVNTFSPEGRLFQVEYAIEAIKLGSTAIGICTQEGVVMAVEKRITSPLMEPTKVEKIVEVDRHIGCATSGLMADSRTLLDRARVECQNHWFVYNERMTVESCAQAVSSLAIQFGDSDDTGSAMSRPFGVAILFAGIENGEPQLWHMDPSGTYIRYDAKAIGSGSEGAQQNLQEYYLQTMTIKEAINLALSTLKQVMEEKLNSTNVEVMTMTAGELFRMFSKEEVEEYINNMS comes from the exons ATGTTTCTCACCCGCTCCGAGTACGACCGCGGTGTCAACACCTTCTCGCCGGAGGGTCGTCTGTTCCAGGTGGAGTATGCCATCGAGGCCATCAAGCTTGGTTCGACGGCGATCGGAATCTGCACACAGGAAG GTGTGGTGATGGCCGTGGAGAAGCGCATCACGTCGCCGCTGATGGAACCGACCAAGGTGGAGAAGATCGTCGAGGTCGACCGGCATATCGGTTGCGCCACGTCGGGGCTAATGGCCGATTCGCGGACGCTGCTGGACCGGGCCCGTGTCGAGTGTCAGAACCACTGGTTCGTGTACAACGAGCGGATGACGGTGGAATCGTGCGCCCAGGCCGTGTCCAGTCTGGCCATTCAGTTTGGCGACAGCGACGACACCGGATCGGCCATGAGTCGGCCTTTCGGGGTGGCCATTCTGTTTGCCGGCATCGAGAACGGTGAACCGCAGCTGTGGCACATGGACCCGTCCGGGACGTACATCCGGTACGATGCCAAGGCCATCGGGTCGGGCAGCGAGGGCGCACAGCAGAACCTTCAGGAATACTACCTCCAAACGATGACCATCAAGGAAGCGATCAACCTGGCCCTGAGCACGCTGAAGCAGGTCATGGAGGAGAAGCTGAACTCGACGAACGTCGAGGTGATGACGATGACCGCCGGCGAGCTGTTCCGGATGTTTAGCAAGGAAGAGGTTGAAGAGTACATCAACAACATGAGTTAA
- the LOC120430857 gene encoding 60S ribosomal protein L5 has translation MGFVKVVKNKQYFKRYQVRFRRRREGKTDYYARKRLIFQDKNKYNTPKYRLIVRLSNRDITCQIAYARIEGDRIVCAAYSHELPKYGVKVGLTNYAAAYCTGLLVARRILQKLRLDTLYTGCTDVTGEEYLVEQADDGPGAFRCYLDVGLARTTTGARVFGAMKGAVDGGLNIPHSVKRFPGYSAENKSFNAEVHRAHIFGQHVADYMRTLEEEDEDAYKRQFSKYVGLGIKADDIETIYKNAHAAIRKDPSFTKKPEKKVTKKRHNLAKLTLEARKAKIAKHKADYLAKIQADVEA, from the exons ATG GGTTTCGTGAAGGTTGTCAAGAACAAGCAGTACTTCAAGCGGTACCAGGTCAGGTTCCGCCGTCGTCGTGAGGGCAAGACCGACTACTACGCGCGCAAGCGGCTGATCTTCCAGGACAAGAACAAGTACAACACCCCGAAGTACCGTCTGATTGTCCGCCTGAGCAACCGCGACATCACCTGCCAGATCGCGTACGCCCGTATCGAGGGTGACCGCATCGTGTGCGCCGCGTACTCCCACGAGCTGCCCAAGTACGGCGTCAAG GTTGGTCTGACCAACTATGCTGCCGCTTACTGCACCGGTCTGCTGGTTGCCCGCCGCATCCTGCAGAAGCTCCGCCTGGACACGCTGTACACTGGTTGTACCGATGTGACCGGCGAGGAGTACCTGGTCGAGCAGGCCGATGACGGTCCGGGAGCGTTCCGTTGCTACCTGGACGTTGGTCTGGCCCGCACCACCACCGGAGCTCGCGTCTTCGGTGCCATGAAGGGCGCCGTCGACGGTGGCCTCAACATCCCGCACTCCGTGAAGCGCTTCCCGGGCTACAGCGCCGAGAACAAGAGCTTCAACGCCGAGGTTCACCGCGCCCACATCTTCGGCCAGCACGTCGCCGACTACATGCGCACCCTcgaggaggaggacgaggaCGCGTACAAGCGCCAGTTCAGCAAGTACGTCGGACTCGGCATCAAGGCTGACGAT ATCGAAACCATCTACAAGAACGCGCACGCCGCCATCCGCAAGGACCCGTCGTTCACCAAGAAGCCGGAGAAGAAGGTCACCAAGAAGCGCCACAACCTGGCCAAGCTCACGCTGGAGGCACGCAAGGCGAAGATCGCCAAGCACAAGGCCGACTACCTGGCCAAGATCCAGGCCGACGTCGAAGCCTAA
- the LOC120430858 gene encoding speckle-type POZ protein-like, producing MDPAQSCEFDFKSSAFTNKLLFKNCSSVLTGPVESKKFFGTTTHSSTIVSWHYIVQLGAVNTTIEVIVDSVSNIKSQLHGELQFYHPNVGRYMTSGIIKAGSRIGDELKISLDSTRSYLIQGGIDLTLSIHELAQEDVQQPIQPTVPLPDSQLLDHFAVLLESEKFTDVTIIVGKKEFLAHKAILAARSPIFAAMFEHEMQESKENRVTIEDVKPRVFQEVLRFIYTGIVKELDQLANELLAVADKYALDKLRTLCEEQLGSTLSVETVTRTLYLADLHHAEQLKQQAVQFISLNIKAIPAADWQSIIATNPALAAQMFAQMARLN from the coding sequence ATGGATCCAGCCCAGTCCTGCGAGTTTGATTTCAAGTCATCCGCTTTTACaaataaacttttgtttaagaACTGTTCCAGCGTACTAACGGGTCCGGTggaatcaaaaaagttttttggaacAACAACTCATTCGTCTACAATTGTTTCCTGGCATTACATAGTTCAACTGGGAGCAGTCAATACAACAATTGAGGTAATTGTTGATTCAGTCTCGAATATCAAGTCGCAATTGCATGGAGAATTGCAATTCTACCATCCAAATGTGGGTAGGTACATGACATCCGGAATCATCAAGGCCGGCTCGCGGATTGGAGATGAATTAAAAATATCTCTGGATTCTACCAGGAGTTATCTCATTCAGGGCGGCATTGATTTAACGCTGTCGATTCACGAACTAGCTCAGGAAGACGTTCAACAGCCAATCCAGCCAACGGTTCCACTCCCGGATTCACAGCTTCTAGACCATTTCGCGGTTCTGCTAGAAAGCGAAAAGTTCACCGACGTTACGATAATCGTCGGAAAGAAGGAATTTCTCGCCCACAAGGCCATTTTGGCGGCACGCAGTCCGATTTTTGCGGCCATGTTTGAGCACGAGATGCAGGAATCCAAAGAAAACCGGGTCACAATCGAGGACGTTAAGCCGCGGGTTTTCCAGGAAGTACTGCGATTCATCTACACCGGAATCGTTAAGGAACTGGATCAACTTGCCAACGAGTTGCTGGCCGTTGCCGATAAATATGCTCTGGACAAACTCAGGACACTCTGCGAGGAACAACTGGGATCGACGCTGTCTGTGGAAACGGTTACGAGGACGCTCTACCTCGCCGATTTGCACCACGCGGAGCAGCTGAAGCAGCAGGCAGTGCAGTTTATCTCACTGAACATTAAGGCCATTCCAGCGGCGGACTGGCAATCCATCATCGCCACAAACCCGGCGTTGGCCGCTCAAATGTTTGCCCAAATGGCACGATTGAATTAG